A window from Seriola aureovittata isolate HTS-2021-v1 ecotype China chromosome 14, ASM2101889v1, whole genome shotgun sequence encodes these proteins:
- the mocos gene encoding molybdenum cofactor sulfurase isoform X1 yields MDFQKLCTFETFQQVWTHYGYEADLEEVVEQEFTRIKGITYLDHAGTTLYPESLVRDYSLDITRNVYGNPHSYNPSSRLTHDTIERVRYRVLQHFNAPSEEYSVIFTSGCTAALKLVAESFPWRRQTEGEAGSHFCYLTDCHTSAVGIRGLTSSRGAVVLPVSPQEVENRAKDVAQGEDVICQTPHLFCYPAQSNFSGRKYPLSHVKGIQARRLYPACDHRGRWLVLLDAASHVSCSPLNLQDCPADFIPISFYKMFGFPTGLGALLVRNDAAGMLKKTYFGGGTAAAYLSGEDYYVHSANISDRFEDGTVSFLDIIALNHSFDALYKITGGMHNIQQHTFGLARYTYMLLSSLCHGNGRPVARIYTEGQFESPGTQGAILNFNLMDSHGQIIGYSQVDRMASLYNIHVRTGCFCNTGACQSFLGITNQQMKRNLQAGHVCGDSIDLVDSQPTGSVRVSFGYMSTFEDCQKFLNFVAECFVEKPVTVDQVRLQKLKTTTAASEDSNEDPPIKLTNGEICKVDEKEPTAASLKGFGHRDSNSHGEAYTLTNIYIYPIKSCAAYEVHDWPVGPLGLLYDRGWMVVNGNGVCLSQKRETRLCLIRPQVHLPSNKLLLQASGMDTISVPLENNAQKHPSYRVCQSKVCGDRVETVDCGDEAASWLSDFLGQPCRLIRQSPYFTRDVKKRPSGAATSASLSLVNEAQYLMISRASVELIQKEMSSRQDYSEGNQLLDTQNVISRFRANLVITGVEPFEEDNWSHLIIGNTQFVVAGQCGRCQMVGVDQETGSKTKEPLMSLSAYRSGKVTFGVYLTHQLPKGSPAASVLSVGSLIKPESKGS; encoded by the exons ATGGATTTCCAAAAACTCTGCACTTTTGAAACTTTCCAGCAGGTTTGGACTCACTACGGTTATGAGGCGGATTTAGAGGAAGTGGTCGAGCAGGAGTTCACACGAATTAAAG GAATAACATATCTGGATCATGCAGGAACTACTCTGTACCCAGAGTCTCTCGTCAGGGACTACAGCTTGGACATTACAAGGAACGTTTATG GAAATCCTCACAGCTATAACCCCAGCAGCAGACTGACACATGACACCATAGAGAGGGTCAGATACAG GGTATTGCAGCATTTTAACGCCCCCTCGGAGGAGTACTCTGTGATTTTCACTTCTGGATGTACAGCCGCTCTCAAATTAGTGGCCGAGAGCTTTCCCTGGAGGCGGCAGACTGAAGGCGAGGCGGGGAGTCACTTCTGCTATCTCACTGACTGCCATACCTCTGCAGTTGGCATACGAGGACTGACTTCTAGCCGGGGAGCAGTTGTGCTGCCTGTCTCCCCGCAGGAGGTGGAAAACAGGGCAAAGGATGTGGCTCAAGGTGAAGATGTTATTTGCCAGACGCCGCACCTCTTCTGCTACCCAGCACAGAGCAACTTCTCTGGGAGGAAGTATCCCCTTAGCCATGTGAAAGGCATCCAGGCGAGACGCCTTTACCCAGCATGTGACCACCGAGGCCGCTGGCTTGTGCTGCTGGATGCTGCCTCTCATGTCAGCTGTTCCCCTCTAAACCTACAAGACTGCCCCGCTGATTTCATTCCCATCTCCTTCTACAAGATGTTTGGCTTCCCTACAGGGCTGGGGGCCCTTCTTGTCCGTAACGACGCAGCAGGCATGCTAAAAAAGACTTATTTTGGAGGAGGCACAGCAGCAGCTTACCTTTCTGGAGAAGATTATTATGTGCATTCAGCAAACATTTCTGACAG GTTTGAAGATGGGACTGTCTCTTTCTTGGACATTATTGCTCTAAATCACAGTTTTGACGCTCTTTACAAGATCACAG GGGGCATGCACAACATCCAACAGCACACCTTTGGCTTGGCACGCTACACTTACATGCTGCTGTCAAGTCTTTGCCATGGCAACGGGAGACCAGTGGCTCGAATCTACACTGAAGGCCAGTTTGAGAGTCCAGGCACACAGGGCGCAATCCTAAACTTCAACCTCATGGATTCTCATGGACAGATAATTGGGTATTCTCAG GTGGACCGAATGGCCAGTCTGTACAATATTCACGTGCGCACGGGCTGCTTCTGCAACACCGGGGCCTGTCAGTCTTTCCTCGGGATCACCAATCAGCAGATGAAGAGAAACCTGCAG GCCGGCCACGTCTGTGGAGACAGCATCGACCTGGTGGACAGCCAGCCGACCGGATCTGTTCGCGTGTCCTTTGGCTACATGTCGACATTTGAAGACTGTCAAAAGTTCCTGAACTTTGTTGCTGAGTGCTTTGTAGAGAAACCGGTCACGGTGGATCAAGTGAGACTCCAgaagctaaaaacaacaacagcagcatccGAGGACTCAAATGAAGATCCTCCTATCAAATTGACTAATGGAGAAATATGTAAAGTAGATGAGAAGGAGCCCACAGCAGCATCACTGAAGGGATTTGGACACCGAGACTCAAACAGCCACGGGGAGGCTTATACTCTCACCAATATCTACATATATCCCATCAAATCATGTGCAGCATATGAG GTCCACGACTGGCCAGTGGGACCGCTGGGTTTACTATATGACAGAGGCTGGATGGTGGTGAATGGAAACGGCGTGTGCCTGAGTCAGAAGAGAGAGACACGTTTATGCCTCATTCGCCCACAAGTCCACCTGCCCTCAAACAAATTGCTCCTGCAGGCATCAG GGATGGATACCATTTCTGTTCCCTTGGAAAACAACGCTCAAAAGCATCCAAGCTACCGGGTGTGTCAGAGTAAAGTTTGTGGTGACAG GGTGGAGACTGTCGACTGTGGGGATGAGGCTGCATCATGGCTATCAGACTTCCTTGGACAGCCATGCCGCCTGATAAGACAAAGTCCTTATTTCACCCGAGACGTCAAGAAGAGGCCTAGCGGAG CTGCCACCTCCGCGTCCCTCTCCCTGGTGAATGAAGCTCAGTATCTCATGATCAGTCGTGCCAGTGTGGAGCTCATTCAGAAAGAAATGAGCAGCAG GCAGGACTATTCTGAGGGCAATCAGCTCCTTGACACACAGAATGTCATTAGCCGCTTCCGAGCCAATTTAGTCATCACTGGAGTAGAACCATTTGAGGAAGATAATTGGTCACACTTGATTATTGGCAACACTCAATTCGTG GTTGCAGGTCAGTGTGGAAGGTGCCAGATGGTTGGAGTAGACCAGGAAACTGggagcaaaacaaaagagcCACTGATGTCCCTGTCAGCTTACCGCAGTGGGAAG GTGACCTTTGGTGTGTACCTGACCCATCAGCTACCAAAGGGTTCCCCTGCAGCCAGCGTCCTCTCTGTTGGCTCCCTCATTAAGCCAGAGTCAAAGGGTTCTTGA
- the mocos gene encoding molybdenum cofactor sulfurase isoform X2 produces MDFQKLCTFETFQQVWTHYGYEADLEEVVEQEFTRIKGITYLDHAGTTLYPESLVRDYSLDITRNVYGNPHSYNPSSRLTHDTIERVRYRVLQHFNAPSEEYSVIFTSGCTAALKLVAESFPWRRQTEGEAGSHFCYLTDCHTSAVGIRGLTSSRGAVVLPVSPQEVENRAKDVAQGEDVICQTPHLFCYPAQSNFSGRKYPLSHVKGIQARRLYPACDHRGRWLVLLDAASHVSCSPLNLQDCPADFIPISFYKMFGFPTGLGALLVRNDAAGMLKKTYFGGGTAAAYLSGEDYYVHSANISDRFEDGTVSFLDIIALNHSFDALYKITGGMHNIQQHTFGLARYTYMLLSSLCHGNGRPVARIYTEGQFESPGTQGAILNFNLMDSHGQIIGYSQVDRMASLYNIHVRTGCFCNTGACQSFLGITNQQMKRNLQAGHVCGDSIDLVDSQPTGSVRVSFGYMSTFEDCQKFLNFVAECFVEKPVTVDQVRLQKLKTTTAASEDSNEDPPIKLTNGEICKVDEKEPTAASLKGFGHRDSNSHGEAYTLTNIYIYPIKSCAAYEVHDWPVGPLGLLYDRGWMVVNGNGVCLSQKRETRLCLIRPQVHLPSNKLLLQASGMDTISVPLENNAQKHPSYRVCQSKVCGDRVETVDCGDEAASWLSDFLGQPCRLIRQSPYFTRDVKKRPSGGCRSVWKVPDGWSRPGNWEQNKRATDVPVSLPQWEGDLWCVPDPSATKGFPCSQRPLCWLPH; encoded by the exons ATGGATTTCCAAAAACTCTGCACTTTTGAAACTTTCCAGCAGGTTTGGACTCACTACGGTTATGAGGCGGATTTAGAGGAAGTGGTCGAGCAGGAGTTCACACGAATTAAAG GAATAACATATCTGGATCATGCAGGAACTACTCTGTACCCAGAGTCTCTCGTCAGGGACTACAGCTTGGACATTACAAGGAACGTTTATG GAAATCCTCACAGCTATAACCCCAGCAGCAGACTGACACATGACACCATAGAGAGGGTCAGATACAG GGTATTGCAGCATTTTAACGCCCCCTCGGAGGAGTACTCTGTGATTTTCACTTCTGGATGTACAGCCGCTCTCAAATTAGTGGCCGAGAGCTTTCCCTGGAGGCGGCAGACTGAAGGCGAGGCGGGGAGTCACTTCTGCTATCTCACTGACTGCCATACCTCTGCAGTTGGCATACGAGGACTGACTTCTAGCCGGGGAGCAGTTGTGCTGCCTGTCTCCCCGCAGGAGGTGGAAAACAGGGCAAAGGATGTGGCTCAAGGTGAAGATGTTATTTGCCAGACGCCGCACCTCTTCTGCTACCCAGCACAGAGCAACTTCTCTGGGAGGAAGTATCCCCTTAGCCATGTGAAAGGCATCCAGGCGAGACGCCTTTACCCAGCATGTGACCACCGAGGCCGCTGGCTTGTGCTGCTGGATGCTGCCTCTCATGTCAGCTGTTCCCCTCTAAACCTACAAGACTGCCCCGCTGATTTCATTCCCATCTCCTTCTACAAGATGTTTGGCTTCCCTACAGGGCTGGGGGCCCTTCTTGTCCGTAACGACGCAGCAGGCATGCTAAAAAAGACTTATTTTGGAGGAGGCACAGCAGCAGCTTACCTTTCTGGAGAAGATTATTATGTGCATTCAGCAAACATTTCTGACAG GTTTGAAGATGGGACTGTCTCTTTCTTGGACATTATTGCTCTAAATCACAGTTTTGACGCTCTTTACAAGATCACAG GGGGCATGCACAACATCCAACAGCACACCTTTGGCTTGGCACGCTACACTTACATGCTGCTGTCAAGTCTTTGCCATGGCAACGGGAGACCAGTGGCTCGAATCTACACTGAAGGCCAGTTTGAGAGTCCAGGCACACAGGGCGCAATCCTAAACTTCAACCTCATGGATTCTCATGGACAGATAATTGGGTATTCTCAG GTGGACCGAATGGCCAGTCTGTACAATATTCACGTGCGCACGGGCTGCTTCTGCAACACCGGGGCCTGTCAGTCTTTCCTCGGGATCACCAATCAGCAGATGAAGAGAAACCTGCAG GCCGGCCACGTCTGTGGAGACAGCATCGACCTGGTGGACAGCCAGCCGACCGGATCTGTTCGCGTGTCCTTTGGCTACATGTCGACATTTGAAGACTGTCAAAAGTTCCTGAACTTTGTTGCTGAGTGCTTTGTAGAGAAACCGGTCACGGTGGATCAAGTGAGACTCCAgaagctaaaaacaacaacagcagcatccGAGGACTCAAATGAAGATCCTCCTATCAAATTGACTAATGGAGAAATATGTAAAGTAGATGAGAAGGAGCCCACAGCAGCATCACTGAAGGGATTTGGACACCGAGACTCAAACAGCCACGGGGAGGCTTATACTCTCACCAATATCTACATATATCCCATCAAATCATGTGCAGCATATGAG GTCCACGACTGGCCAGTGGGACCGCTGGGTTTACTATATGACAGAGGCTGGATGGTGGTGAATGGAAACGGCGTGTGCCTGAGTCAGAAGAGAGAGACACGTTTATGCCTCATTCGCCCACAAGTCCACCTGCCCTCAAACAAATTGCTCCTGCAGGCATCAG GGATGGATACCATTTCTGTTCCCTTGGAAAACAACGCTCAAAAGCATCCAAGCTACCGGGTGTGTCAGAGTAAAGTTTGTGGTGACAG GGTGGAGACTGTCGACTGTGGGGATGAGGCTGCATCATGGCTATCAGACTTCCTTGGACAGCCATGCCGCCTGATAAGACAAAGTCCTTATTTCACCCGAGACGTCAAGAAGAGGCCTAGCGGAG GTTGCAGGTCAGTGTGGAAGGTGCCAGATGGTTGGAGTAGACCAGGAAACTGggagcaaaacaaaagagcCACTGATGTCCCTGTCAGCTTACCGCAGTGGGAAG GTGACCTTTGGTGTGTACCTGACCCATCAGCTACCAAAGGGTTCCCCTGCAGCCAGCGTCCTCTCTGTTGGCTCCCTCATTAA
- the zgc:110045 gene encoding poly(rC)-binding protein 3 isoform X1, which translates to MSDKEEMASDGSLNVTLTLRLLMHGKEVGSIIGKKGETVKKMREESGARINISEGSSPERIVTITGPTEGIFRAFSMIAQKFEEDITAAMTNSNVTSKPPVTLRLVFPGSQCGSLIGKGGSKIKEIRETTGAQVQVAGDMLPDSTERAVTISGTPQAITQCVRHICSVMLESPPKGATIPYRPKAIPAGAHAVLAPQHSAQAFAIPGQYAFAHQDLTKLHQLAMQHIPLPSLGQSNPTFPGLDASAPTSSQELAIPNDFIGCIIGRQGSKINEIRQVSGAHIKIASATDGSAMRQVTITGSPASISVAQYLINASLEMAKYTMQAASSATPVDFNMSFSQSAPTASTAATSMAVLAATTPAPTTINVHSPSTLPTIQNPHYAVPVSSLLGMKTLPVLAVHPAAASSLTQGLSPYTAKMSTSGVKKSDRQKFAPY; encoded by the exons ATGTCAGACAAGGAAGAAATGGCTTCAGATGGGAGCCTGAATGTTACACTGACGCTGAGACTGCTAATGCATGGAAAG GAAGTTGGCAGCATAATTGGGAAG AAAGGAGAAACGGTAAAGAAaatgagggaggag AGTGGCGCTCGCATCAACATATCAGAGGGATCGTCTCCTGAGAGAATAGTCACCATCACAGGACCTACAGAGGGCATCTTCAGAGCTTTCTCCATGATCGCACAGAAGTTTGAAGAg GACATTACTGCAGCAATGACAAACAGCAACGTGACAAGCAAACCACCTGTGACACTTCGTCTGGTTTTCCCAGGGAGCCAATGTGGCTCACTGATTGGCAAAGGAGGCTCAAAGATCAAAGAGATCAGAGAA ACCACAGGCGCTCAGGTTCAGGTGGCAGGAGACATGCTGCCGGACTCTACAGAGAGGGCTGTCACAATCTCCGGCACTCCACAGGCCATCACTCAGTGTGTAAGACACATCTGTTCTGTCATGCTGGAG TCTCCACCAAAAGGAGCGACTATTCCCTACCGTCCCAAGGCTATACCTGCAGGAGCCCATGCAGTATTAGCACCGCAGCACTCTGCACAG GCATTTGCAATTCCAGGGCAGTATGCTTTTGCGCATCAAGAT TTGACCAAGCTTCACCAGTTGGCTATGCAGCATatccccctcccttcccttgGGCAGAGCAACCCTACCTTCCCTG GATTGGATGCATCTGCCCCCACAAGTTCACAAGAGCTGGCAATACCTAATGAT TTTATTGGCTGCATAATTGGAAGACAAGGCAGTAAGATCAATGAGATTCGTCAGGTCTCTGGAGCTCACATCAAAATTGCCAGTGCCACTGATGGCTCAGCCATGCGCCAAGTCACGATCACAGGCTCACCAGCCAGCATCAGCGTGGCCCAGTACCTCATCAACGCCAG CTTAGAGATGGCTAAATACACCATGCAGGCTGCTTCCTCAGCGACCCCAGTTGACTTCAACATGAGCTTCTCTCAGTCCGCTCCCACTGCCTCCACTGCTGCTACCTCTATGGCCGTCCTGGCGGCCACCACCCCAGCCCCAACCACCATTAACGTCCACTCTCCTTCCACCTTACCAACCATCCAAAACCCACACTATGCCgtccccgtttccagtcttctTGGCATGAAAACTCTCCCTGTCCTGGCTGTCCACCCAGCAGCCGCCTCCAGCCTAACACAGGGTTTATCCCCTTACACcgcaaaaatgtcaacctccgGCGTCAAAAAATCAGATAGGCAGAAGTTTGCTCCGTATTGA
- the zgc:110045 gene encoding poly(rC)-binding protein 3 isoform X2 — MSDKEEMASDGSLNVTLTLRLLMHGKEVGSIIGKKGETVKKMREESGARINISEGSSPERIVTITGPTEGIFRAFSMIAQKFEEDITAAMTNSNVTSKPPVTLRLVFPGSQCGSLIGKGGSKIKEIRETTGAQVQVAGDMLPDSTERAVTISGTPQAITQCVRHICSVMLESPPKGATIPYRPKAIPAGAHAVLAPQHSAQAFAIPGQYAFAHQDLTKLHQLAMQHIPLPSLGQSNPTFPGLDASAPTSSQELAIPNDFIGCIIGRQGSKINEIRQVSGAHIKIASATDGSAMRQVTITGSPASISVAQYLINARLSSVLTGLGVL; from the exons ATGTCAGACAAGGAAGAAATGGCTTCAGATGGGAGCCTGAATGTTACACTGACGCTGAGACTGCTAATGCATGGAAAG GAAGTTGGCAGCATAATTGGGAAG AAAGGAGAAACGGTAAAGAAaatgagggaggag AGTGGCGCTCGCATCAACATATCAGAGGGATCGTCTCCTGAGAGAATAGTCACCATCACAGGACCTACAGAGGGCATCTTCAGAGCTTTCTCCATGATCGCACAGAAGTTTGAAGAg GACATTACTGCAGCAATGACAAACAGCAACGTGACAAGCAAACCACCTGTGACACTTCGTCTGGTTTTCCCAGGGAGCCAATGTGGCTCACTGATTGGCAAAGGAGGCTCAAAGATCAAAGAGATCAGAGAA ACCACAGGCGCTCAGGTTCAGGTGGCAGGAGACATGCTGCCGGACTCTACAGAGAGGGCTGTCACAATCTCCGGCACTCCACAGGCCATCACTCAGTGTGTAAGACACATCTGTTCTGTCATGCTGGAG TCTCCACCAAAAGGAGCGACTATTCCCTACCGTCCCAAGGCTATACCTGCAGGAGCCCATGCAGTATTAGCACCGCAGCACTCTGCACAG GCATTTGCAATTCCAGGGCAGTATGCTTTTGCGCATCAAGAT TTGACCAAGCTTCACCAGTTGGCTATGCAGCATatccccctcccttcccttgGGCAGAGCAACCCTACCTTCCCTG GATTGGATGCATCTGCCCCCACAAGTTCACAAGAGCTGGCAATACCTAATGAT TTTATTGGCTGCATAATTGGAAGACAAGGCAGTAAGATCAATGAGATTCGTCAGGTCTCTGGAGCTCACATCAAAATTGCCAGTGCCACTGATGGCTCAGCCATGCGCCAAGTCACGATCACAGGCTCACCAGCCAGCATCAGCGTGGCCCAGTACCTCATCAACGCCAG GCTCTCATCAGTGCTAACAGGCTTGGGTGTCCTGTAG